The nucleotide sequence GGCCAATGGTGCGCTGGCATGGCCGCATGTCGTTTGGCTCGGTGCTGCTTGAATTGCCAAGTAATTTGCGTGTAGACGGTATTAATCGACTGCGAATTTCGGTCGCGAGTGAATCGCTGACCCCGGGCACGTTGTCGCCGATTTACATAGGACCACCGGGAACCTTTGATCGCTTCTTTCAAGTCCGTCGATTTTTATCGGTTGATTTAAAACGCATCACGTTCGGCGCACAGCTGTTGCTGGGCATCGTGTGTTTGGGGATTGCGTTGGTGCGCCGCTCCGAAAAGTCTTTTGCCTGGCTGGGATTTTTTTTGGTGGCGTCCAGCGGCACCTTTGTTGGGGCCTTAAGTACCACGTTTCCGGCCCTGGAAGGGCTGTGGCCGATGATGTTTTTATTGGCCACAGGTGGGTCGCTGGCAACGGTAGGCTTTTCTTATGCGTTCATCGGTCGCGCGCCACCGCGAGCCCTGTTGCCGATGGCTTTTCTGGTGCCAACGACATTGATCGTTTTGGTCTGGTGGGCGGGGTTGGATGTTCGGATTGCCGGTCTATTTATTGCAATTCCCGTTCATGTGTTCAGCATCGCGGTGTTTGTAACTGTCTTGCTGGGTGATAATGCATCGAAATATCCCAAGGCTTCGCGCGCGATTGGGTACGGCGGGGCGCTGTTGTTGCTGACGATGATTCACGATGTCGGCCTCAACCTGGGCTTGGTTGACTCGGGGTTATTCTTGGCCCAGTCCTTGCGAATACCACTTTTCGTTGCCATTGGTGCTTACCTGACCATGCGGTTGGTTAAATCATTGGAGGCCGGCGATCGGGCTGCCGAGGTTCTGCGCCGTAAATTGGCGGGTCGGGAGGCCGAATTGCGAGGCGTATTGGACACCGAAAAGCGGCTGGTCAAGCAGCTGGCCACTCAACATGAGCGCGAGCGCATCACTACCGATCTTCATGACGGGGTGGCGGGACACCTGTCGACTATTGTCGCGCTGTCCGAGGATCCGGCGGCCGACGGCGACGAGATTAAACGTGTGGCGCGTTACGCCCTGACCGACCTGCATATCATCATCCATGCGCTGGATTTACACACCGGTAAT is from Litorivicinus lipolyticus and encodes:
- a CDS encoding sensor histidine kinase, translated to MALFIFGCATLLRGPAPSFRYDTAVWTGSDQTVELPMMWSADATRMYRRTFNIDTELARDSTIYIPYFARYLSIHLNDEMVHFNRPMVRWHGRMSFGSVLLELPSNLRVDGINRLRISVASESLTPGTLSPIYIGPPGTFDRFFQVRRFLSVDLKRITFGAQLLLGIVCLGIALVRRSEKSFAWLGFFLVASSGTFVGALSTTFPALEGLWPMMFLLATGGSLATVGFSYAFIGRAPPRALLPMAFLVPTTLIVLVWWAGLDVRIAGLFIAIPVHVFSIAVFVTVLLGDNASKYPKASRAIGYGGALLLLTMIHDVGLNLGLVDSGLFLAQSLRIPLFVAIGAYLTMRLVKSLEAGDRAAEVLRRKLAGREAELRGVLDTEKRLVKQLATQHERERITTDLHDGVAGHLSTIVALSEDPAADGDEIKRVARYALTDLHIIIHALDLHTGNLLSALAVLRERTLNPLINLGIEVEWSMLNLPPDLVLAPEKVLSVARIIQESVTNAVKHGNAQKISVMGSTLANGGVKLTVENSGGTLLSSGALTPNNGLRNMRLRARELGAEFTLVPTPTGACMTLSLALGEQ